From one Anguilla rostrata isolate EN2019 chromosome 12, ASM1855537v3, whole genome shotgun sequence genomic stretch:
- the LOC135236604 gene encoding olfactory receptor 52D1-like produces the protein MENVSGVKVFHLSVLNETWTSRYFLFSLTLFVYSLILFVNVMLILTITLQNALHEPMYMFLCNLCINGLYGTAGFYPKFLSDLLSGHHVISYEGCFLQAFVIYSSVQCEFSTLTVMSYDRYVAICKPLMYHSIMTGQMVYKLITFCWLFPYFMMSLLIALSRRLTLCGSHIDKLYCENWSIVKLSCEATVVNNVTGFIVILTFLVFAIFTTVSYIKLISVCTKSREDRIKFMQTCVPHLCALTNFTVTLMFDTMYSRYGSRDISERLRNFLALQFLIIPPLFNPIIYGLKLTEVRKRLLKQCRSLK, from the coding sequence ATGGAAAATGTATCAGGTGTGAAAGTGTTCCATTTATCTGTACTGAATGAAACTTGGACAAgtcgttattttttattttctctgactCTGTTTGTGTATAGCTTaattctgtttgtaaatgtgatgcTAATTCTCACCATTACATTGCAAAATGCCCTCCACGAACCCATGTACATGTTCCTGTGCAATCTGTGTATTAATGGACTGTACGGAACTGCAGGATTCTACCCTAAATTCCTATCCGACTTGCTCTCTGGACATCATGTTATCTCATATGAAGGATGTTTCCTGCAGGCATTTGTGATCTATTCATCAGTACAGTGTGAATTTTCAACACTCACTGTGATGTCTTACGATCGCTATGTGGCCATATGCAAACCCTTAATGTATCATTCAATTATGACAGGTCAGATGGTGtataaattaataacattttgCTGGCTTTTTCCCTACTTCATGATGTCCTTGCTTATAGCACTTTCAAGAAGACTTACATTATGCGGGTCCCATATTGATAAATTATATTGTGAAAACTGGTCCATTGTGAAACTTTCTTGTGAAGCAACAGTGGTAAATAATGTGACTGGGTTTATTGTTATTCTAACATTTTTAGTATTTGCAATTTTCACCACGGTTTCATATATTAAATTGATTTCTGTGTGCACGAAAAGTAGAGAAGACAGAATTAAATTTATGCAGACTTGTGTGCCACATTTATGTGCCTTAACAAATTTCACAGTCACTTTGATGTTTGACACAATGTACAGTCGCTATGGATCAAGAGATATCTCAGAGCGTCTGCGCAATTTTTTGGCGCTACAATTTCTCATCATCCCTCCTCTCTTCAACCCAATTATTTATGGACTCAAACTGACTGAGGTTCGCAAAAGACTACTGAAGCAGTGTCGTAGCTTAAAGTAG